From the Gordonia bronchialis DSM 43247 genome, one window contains:
- a CDS encoding histone-like nucleoid-structuring protein Lsr2 yields the protein MAKKEIVQVIDDIDGKVLDQYETVKWGLDGKSYEFDTSAKHAQQFRDTLAKYITVSRPSGRVPKRVTVTGGRNKETTKAIREWAIQNGYDVSDRGRIPQSIIEAFEAAH from the coding sequence ATGGCAAAGAAGGAAATCGTCCAGGTCATCGATGACATCGACGGCAAGGTGCTCGACCAGTACGAAACCGTCAAGTGGGGGCTCGACGGGAAGTCATACGAATTCGACACCTCCGCCAAGCATGCGCAACAGTTCCGCGACACTCTCGCCAAGTACATCACCGTGTCTCGTCCCTCCGGCCGTGTGCCGAAGAGGGTGACCGTCACCGGCGGACGGAACAAGGAAACCACCAAGGCAATTCGCGAATGGGCGATCCAGAACGGCTACGACGTCAGCGATCGCGGACGTATCCCGCAGAGCATCATCGAGGCCTTCGAAGCAGCACACTGA
- a CDS encoding patatin-like protein: MASSTSSTAASTISTQTRPETAELRLALVCYGGVSLAVYMHGVTKELYKLVQASRALDARDDPSQAENPFPSDDTTSVYFDTLKTLADRQHPLSVSIDIVGGTSAGGINGVALAKGIALNADQEGLKKVWISGGDLRQLLRAPRRLPLVLQTAWAAWNSARHGQSLLKSELMSELLRKALLDMDPDDDKPNSPATLIPKGGNLSLYVQTTDRQGFDITVPTGIGGASQRDRWYSQVLQFFASHEDREQFAAQYTRTLAFAGRVSSSFPAAFAPVSVEGFAGELIAECRPGECTTVHGQQVFRYDYAENGYTADERLFVDGGLLNNSPFDLVIDTIAAQPASRKVLRELVYIEPDPARPLDDGSVDDSSGAKSGFFGNLFALKAPATSHSFAGELIALRDLNRKIVEIGTIADLQMDEITTDIVAEIDDVAQDNNVADAGFVEKLGNQALAKEISDRLHCKNEKAMGATWNTYQRLKAVSIAHRIATAINKSQKLPPQSSTATFVTAVITEWVHQLPAFRESNEKDLGEFLQALDTPYRERRLLFIIAGINELYGTDAPADVLNKLKAQAWEKLSATKAAPDTVVEKLADSGLVATLSRFVTAVQKGRRASAPFEDPAAWAARESAMIEDFVGKYRVAIAAEIGDGSTDLWQAFASTLAGGPIGSTEESSEQNLTRLASRYLGFPRWDAILFPITSLSELPQFSPIPVSQFSPIAATALAPEGEDARKEFFATKLAGFDLAHFAAFLKTEYRENDYLWGRLDGAELILDLLNRRIDDEGSRYVPLGDAFRAILASEKGLKGVAKLRKELAGRVAERFPS; encoded by the coding sequence ATGGCATCTTCCACCTCGAGCACTGCCGCGTCCACGATCTCCACCCAGACCCGTCCCGAAACCGCCGAATTGCGTCTCGCCCTCGTCTGCTACGGCGGGGTATCGCTTGCCGTGTACATGCACGGCGTGACCAAAGAACTGTACAAATTGGTGCAGGCCTCGCGCGCCCTCGACGCTCGAGATGATCCGTCACAGGCGGAAAATCCATTCCCCTCCGACGACACCACCTCGGTCTACTTCGACACCCTGAAAACACTCGCCGACCGGCAGCATCCGTTGTCGGTGAGTATCGACATCGTCGGCGGTACGTCCGCGGGCGGAATCAACGGTGTTGCCCTGGCCAAGGGCATCGCGCTCAACGCCGACCAGGAGGGTCTGAAGAAGGTGTGGATCTCCGGGGGCGATCTACGACAACTCCTGCGGGCGCCCCGCCGGTTGCCACTCGTCCTGCAGACCGCGTGGGCGGCATGGAACAGCGCGCGGCATGGGCAGTCGCTGCTGAAGTCCGAACTCATGTCCGAGCTGCTCCGAAAAGCGTTGCTGGACATGGACCCCGACGATGACAAGCCGAACTCACCGGCGACGCTCATTCCGAAGGGCGGCAATCTGTCCCTGTATGTGCAGACGACCGATCGGCAGGGTTTCGACATCACGGTCCCCACCGGCATCGGCGGCGCGAGCCAGCGCGACCGGTGGTACTCGCAGGTCCTGCAGTTCTTCGCCTCCCACGAGGATCGCGAGCAGTTCGCCGCGCAGTACACGCGCACGTTGGCGTTCGCGGGACGCGTCAGTTCGTCGTTTCCGGCCGCCTTCGCCCCGGTCAGCGTCGAAGGGTTCGCTGGTGAACTCATCGCCGAATGCCGGCCGGGTGAGTGCACAACGGTGCACGGCCAGCAGGTGTTCCGTTACGACTATGCGGAAAACGGTTACACCGCCGACGAGCGCCTGTTTGTCGACGGCGGACTCCTGAACAACTCGCCGTTCGATCTCGTCATCGACACGATCGCCGCACAACCGGCGTCGCGGAAGGTGCTCCGCGAGTTGGTCTATATCGAGCCGGATCCCGCTCGACCTCTCGATGACGGTTCGGTCGACGATTCCAGCGGCGCCAAGTCCGGGTTCTTCGGAAATCTCTTCGCCCTCAAGGCTCCGGCGACCAGTCACAGCTTCGCCGGCGAGCTCATCGCGCTGCGTGACCTCAACCGGAAAATCGTGGAAATCGGCACGATCGCCGACCTGCAAATGGATGAGATCACCACCGACATCGTCGCCGAGATCGACGACGTCGCGCAGGACAACAACGTCGCCGACGCCGGCTTTGTCGAAAAGCTCGGCAATCAGGCGTTGGCCAAAGAGATCTCCGACCGCCTGCACTGCAAGAACGAAAAGGCCATGGGCGCAACCTGGAACACCTATCAGCGTCTCAAGGCCGTGTCGATCGCGCATCGGATCGCGACGGCGATCAACAAGAGTCAGAAGCTGCCTCCGCAATCGAGCACGGCGACCTTCGTGACCGCGGTGATCACCGAATGGGTTCATCAACTCCCCGCGTTTCGCGAGTCCAACGAGAAGGATCTCGGCGAGTTCCTGCAGGCGCTCGATACGCCCTACCGCGAACGACGACTGCTGTTCATCATCGCCGGGATCAACGAGCTCTACGGCACCGACGCCCCCGCGGATGTGCTCAACAAGCTGAAGGCGCAGGCCTGGGAGAAACTCTCCGCCACCAAGGCGGCGCCGGACACTGTGGTCGAGAAGCTCGCGGACTCCGGCCTCGTCGCCACGCTCAGTAGGTTCGTGACCGCAGTGCAGAAGGGCCGGCGAGCATCGGCACCTTTCGAGGATCCGGCCGCGTGGGCAGCGCGCGAATCTGCGATGATCGAAGACTTCGTCGGCAAGTACCGCGTGGCGATCGCCGCCGAGATCGGCGACGGCAGCACCGACCTCTGGCAGGCCTTCGCCAGCACTCTGGCGGGCGGCCCCATCGGCTCCACCGAGGAGAGCTCCGAGCAGAACCTGACTCGTCTGGCCAGCCGATACCTCGGGTTCCCCCGTTGGGACGCGATCCTGTTCCCCATCACCTCACTGTCCGAACTTCCGCAGTTCTCGCCGATACCGGTGTCGCAGTTCAGCCCGATCGCCGCGACCGCCCTGGCGCCCGAGGGGGAAGACGCGCGCAAGGAGTTTTTCGCGACCAAGCTCGCCGGGTTCGATCTCGCGCACTTCGCCGCCTTCCTCAAGACCGAGTACCGGGAGAACGATTACCTGTGGGGCAGGCTCGACGGTGCCGAACTGATTCTCGACCTGCTCAACCGGCGCATCGACGACGAGGGATCGCGGTATGTGCCGCTCGGCGACGCCTTCCGCGCCATCCTTGCCTCGGAGAAGGGACTCAAGGGGGTCGCGAAACTGCGCAAGGAGCTCGCCGGTCGCGTCGCCGAGAGATTCCCGTCCTGA
- the ykgO gene encoding type B 50S ribosomal protein L36, whose amino-acid sequence MKVRNSVRSLKNKPGAQVVRRRGRIFVINKKEPRFKARQG is encoded by the coding sequence ATGAAGGTACGCAACTCCGTCCGGTCCCTCAAGAACAAGCCCGGCGCCCAGGTCGTCCGCAGACGCGGACGGATCTTCGTCATCAACAAGAAGGAACCCCGGTTCAAAGCACGGCAGGGCTGA
- a CDS encoding LLM class flavin-dependent oxidoreductase, whose amino-acid sequence MSHSHFHWFLPTAGDSRDIVGASHASATKRRPPGYRAPDLPYLVDVARTADRLGFESVLTPTGTWCEDAWLTTAAAAQHTEKLSFLVAFRPGLISPTLAAQQAATLQRFTGGRIDVNIVTGGDEIEQRRFGDRVDHDRRYARTAEFLEVVTRLWDGETVDFAGEFYTIDGAFIPEPPQPRPTVFFGGSSDPALTVAADHAEVYLTWGEPPQVAGAKINEVARRAKTRGRTLEYGVRLHVIARETSAEAWRVADRLLAGISDDEIATAFALHSASDSTGQRRMAELHGGRRDQLEIHPGLWAGVGLIRGGAGTALVGSYDEVADLVGEYEEQGFSHFILSGYPHVEEAYWFAEGVLPVLAERASDRPRQLSPAVL is encoded by the coding sequence ATGTCGCACAGTCATTTTCACTGGTTTCTCCCGACCGCCGGCGATAGCCGCGACATCGTCGGCGCCTCGCATGCGTCGGCAACCAAACGGCGTCCACCGGGATACCGCGCCCCCGACCTGCCCTACCTGGTCGACGTCGCACGGACCGCGGATCGGCTCGGCTTCGAGAGCGTGCTGACACCGACGGGGACATGGTGTGAGGACGCCTGGCTCACCACCGCCGCGGCGGCTCAACACACCGAGAAGCTCAGCTTTCTGGTGGCCTTCCGGCCCGGGCTGATCTCCCCGACCTTGGCCGCCCAGCAGGCTGCGACGCTGCAGCGATTCACCGGTGGCAGAATCGATGTCAACATCGTCACCGGAGGGGACGAGATCGAACAACGCCGATTCGGTGACCGCGTCGACCACGACCGGCGATACGCCCGGACCGCGGAATTCCTGGAGGTGGTCACGCGGCTGTGGGACGGCGAGACCGTGGACTTCGCCGGCGAGTTCTACACCATCGACGGCGCTTTCATCCCTGAGCCGCCCCAGCCGCGTCCCACGGTCTTCTTCGGTGGCTCATCGGACCCCGCCCTGACTGTGGCGGCCGATCACGCCGAGGTGTACCTCACCTGGGGCGAACCACCGCAGGTGGCCGGCGCCAAGATCAACGAGGTGGCGCGCCGGGCCAAAACACGCGGACGCACACTCGAATACGGCGTCCGACTACACGTCATTGCCCGGGAGACCTCCGCGGAGGCCTGGCGGGTGGCCGATCGTCTCCTGGCCGGCATCTCCGACGACGAGATCGCCACGGCCTTCGCGCTGCACTCGGCGTCGGATTCGACGGGGCAGCGCCGAATGGCCGAACTGCACGGCGGCCGACGCGATCAGCTCGAGATCCATCCCGGCCTGTGGGCCGGCGTCGGCCTGATCCGTGGCGGCGCGGGCACCGCCCTGGTGGGTAGCTACGACGAGGTCGCCGATCTCGTCGGCGAATACGAGGAGCAGGGCTTCTCGCACTTCATCCTGTCGGGGTACCCGCACGTCGAGGAGGCGTACTGGTTTGCCGAAGGGGTGCTGCCCGTGCTTGCCGAGCGTGCGTCTGATCGACCGCGACAGCTCAGCCCTGCCGTGCTTTGA
- a CDS encoding ABC transporter substrate-binding protein, with translation MTMKSALRTAVAAIATMLIALTLAGCVQREDAAETVSDSTVDVSQLADLTLQVGDQKGGTEALLRASGELEKLPFAVKFSTFTSGPPQIEAATAGKIDFAVTGNTPPIFGAASNAKVKVVSAYSNDASGDAILIPASSTLRSVADLKGKKVAVAKGSSAHGHLLLQLQKANLMFGAGKDVEPVFLQPADARSAFTTGAVDAWAIWDPYTAIVQLQDHAKTLITAQGVSNGYGFGIAANGALADPKRNTAIRELVIHIAKASAWAKANPAQWARRYAAAIGIDPRAAATAQGRSLRPAIELTDAVIASQQKLADAFTDSGQIQGGINFADYTDKRYNEALTPYFVAPQQP, from the coding sequence ATGACAATGAAGTCTGCTCTGCGTACCGCCGTCGCGGCGATCGCGACCATGCTGATTGCCCTGACCCTGGCCGGCTGTGTCCAGCGTGAGGATGCCGCCGAGACCGTGTCTGACTCGACGGTCGATGTCAGCCAGCTCGCCGATCTGACCCTGCAGGTGGGAGATCAGAAGGGTGGTACGGAAGCTCTGTTGCGTGCATCCGGCGAACTCGAGAAACTGCCGTTCGCGGTGAAGTTCTCGACGTTCACCTCCGGGCCACCGCAGATCGAGGCGGCCACCGCGGGCAAGATCGATTTCGCGGTCACCGGTAACACCCCGCCGATCTTCGGTGCGGCGTCGAACGCCAAGGTCAAGGTCGTGTCGGCCTACTCGAACGACGCCTCCGGGGACGCGATCCTGATTCCCGCGTCGTCGACGTTGCGCTCGGTCGCCGACCTCAAGGGCAAGAAAGTGGCCGTGGCCAAGGGGAGTTCGGCTCATGGACACCTCCTGCTGCAGTTGCAGAAGGCCAATCTCATGTTCGGAGCGGGCAAAGACGTCGAACCGGTGTTCCTGCAACCGGCGGACGCGCGGTCGGCCTTTACCACCGGAGCGGTCGACGCCTGGGCGATCTGGGATCCCTACACCGCCATCGTGCAGCTACAGGATCATGCCAAGACGCTGATCACCGCGCAGGGCGTGTCCAATGGCTACGGATTCGGCATCGCGGCCAACGGTGCACTGGCAGATCCCAAACGCAACACCGCGATTCGTGAGCTCGTCATCCACATCGCGAAGGCGAGCGCCTGGGCCAAGGCCAACCCGGCGCAATGGGCTCGGCGATACGCCGCGGCCATCGGCATCGATCCCCGTGCAGCGGCGACGGCACAGGGTCGCAGTCTGCGGCCGGCGATCGAACTGACTGACGCCGTGATCGCATCTCAGCAGAAGCTCGCCGATGCGTTCACCGACTCCGGCCAGATACAGGGTGGCATCAACTTCGCCGACTACACCGACAAGCGCTACAACGAGGCACTGACGCCGTACTTCGTGGCGCCCCAGCAACCGTGA